One window from the genome of Thermovirga sp. encodes:
- the rodA gene encoding rod shape-determining protein RodA, producing the protein MTALGQLREELSRLKDIDRILIASVVPLLVVSVLSIYSALAGKGVVAMDMALKQSAWCVLGAIAFSMAFTIGYERTLKYAYWIYAGALLSLVAVLVVGYTAKGATSWFDFGAFRFQPSEPAKLALSTVLAVFLCRYPPKDLANISGVLLLSSLVVVPVFLQPDLGGVIVYAFMIFVALVLAGMPRKYILLLAGIALLSLPVGWSLLKEYQKLRMLVFLNPSIDPLGAGYNVIQSRIAVGAGGFFGKGFLQGTQSRLHFLPEAHTDFVFSVFSEEFGFAGASVVLALFAILLWRMLRTAARSGDPRARILVGAVSAWIWFQLFENIAMAVGIAPVTGLALPFVSYGGSSMVSLGAALGLVQSVHVSSRPQYE; encoded by the coding sequence ATGACAGCCCTGGGGCAATTGCGCGAAGAACTGTCCAGGCTGAAGGATATCGACAGGATCCTCATCGCTTCGGTTGTTCCCCTCCTGGTCGTCAGCGTCCTGTCCATCTACAGCGCTCTCGCCGGGAAGGGCGTGGTGGCTATGGACATGGCCCTTAAACAGTCGGCCTGGTGCGTCCTTGGCGCCATTGCCTTCTCCATGGCCTTCACCATCGGGTACGAGCGAACACTCAAGTACGCGTACTGGATCTATGCCGGCGCGCTTTTGTCCCTTGTCGCCGTCCTGGTGGTGGGCTACACCGCCAAGGGTGCGACAAGCTGGTTCGACTTCGGGGCCTTCCGGTTCCAGCCCTCGGAACCGGCGAAACTGGCCTTGTCGACCGTGCTGGCCGTTTTCCTCTGCCGTTACCCGCCGAAGGACCTTGCCAACATCTCCGGGGTCCTCTTGCTGTCATCCCTCGTCGTCGTGCCGGTGTTCCTGCAGCCTGACCTCGGGGGGGTCATCGTTTATGCTTTCATGATCTTTGTCGCCCTGGTCCTGGCCGGGATGCCCCGAAAGTACATCCTGCTGCTGGCGGGGATAGCATTGCTTTCGCTCCCGGTGGGTTGGTCGCTGCTTAAGGAGTACCAGAAACTGAGGATGCTCGTCTTCCTGAACCCGTCCATCGATCCGCTCGGGGCGGGTTACAACGTCATCCAGTCCCGGATCGCCGTGGGGGCCGGTGGATTTTTCGGGAAGGGGTTCCTCCAGGGCACCCAGAGCCGGCTCCATTTTCTGCCCGAGGCCCACACGGACTTCGTCTTCAGCGTCTTCTCCGAGGAGTTCGGCTTCGCGGGCGCCTCCGTGGTCCTCGCTCTTTTTGCGATCCTGCTGTGGAGGATGCTCAGGACAGCGGCTAGGTCGGGCGACCCCAGGGCGAGGATACTCGTGGGGGCGGTCTCGGCCTGGATTTGGTTCCAGCTCTTCGAAAACATCGCCATGGCGGTGGGGATAGCCCCGGTCACGGGCCTGGCCCTTCCCTTCGTCAGTTACGGGGGTAGTTCCATGGTCTCCCTGGGCGCGGCCCTCGGCTTGGTCCAGAGCGTTCATGTTTCATCGAGGCCTCAATATGAGTGA
- the minE gene encoding cell division topological specificity factor MinE: protein MGFLDRFFRRETPRQSARERLQLVLIHDRADISPGTMEQIRKDLIRVINNYMVINEEGIEMDLEREGRSVALVASIPVIEVKRKRARKGDK, encoded by the coding sequence ATGGGGTTTCTGGACAGGTTTTTCCGCAGGGAGACACCCAGGCAGTCGGCCAGGGAGAGGCTCCAATTGGTCTTGATCCATGATAGGGCCGATATCTCGCCGGGCACCATGGAGCAGATAAGAAAAGACCTGATAAGGGTCATAAACAATTACATGGTCATCAATGAAGAGGGCATCGAGATGGACCTCGAGAGAGAGGGGAGGTCCGTCGCCCTGGTGGCGAGCATACCCGTCATCGAGGTCAAAAGAAAACGCGCCAGGAAGGGAGATAAATGA
- a CDS encoding TIGR03960 family B12-binding radical SAM protein — MLSSMKRPSRYAGGEWGAAGGHVLGEEKVSLCLAFPDVYEVGMSYLGFQILYDLASRTEGVRVERVYCPWTDAESFMREKGMRLCSLETQKPLSSFDMVGFTLQYELAGTNILTMLDLGGIPLKASERGEGDPLVVAGGPGAFAPESLAPFFDAFCVGDGELLLPDLFSLFQGKRRPRKEILEELSEIEGFYVPALHRGGTVKSRILMDLDKGFIPSGMIVPSSEIIHDRVAVEVFRGCTRGCRFCQAGMISRPLRERSPGVVAQVARNLLDKTGYDEVGLVSLATCDYSGIEKVVDLLGPEFSEKHYRLSLPSLRMDAFSVGLATRLEELGRGGLTFAPEAGTQRLRDVINKGITRGDMEDTFREVFSRGWDRVKLYFMMGLPTETMEDIDAIMEVSLLARDMGRKQGKRPRIAVSVAGFVPKPHTPFQWEAQATEEDLAMKGGTLKRLAKRAGIVLNYHEPAQTFLEGVIARGDRGIADVIEKAWKSGARFDGW; from the coding sequence ATGCTTTCCTCGATGAAGAGGCCCTCCCGGTATGCCGGGGGCGAGTGGGGGGCCGCCGGCGGTCACGTCCTGGGGGAGGAAAAAGTATCCCTTTGCCTGGCCTTCCCCGATGTCTACGAGGTGGGCATGAGCTACCTGGGTTTCCAGATCCTTTACGATCTGGCGTCGAGGACCGAGGGAGTCAGGGTCGAGAGGGTTTACTGCCCTTGGACCGACGCAGAATCATTCATGCGTGAAAAGGGCATGAGGTTGTGCTCCCTCGAGACTCAAAAGCCGCTTTCGTCCTTCGATATGGTCGGCTTCACCCTTCAGTACGAATTGGCCGGCACGAACATCCTGACCATGCTCGATTTGGGCGGTATCCCCCTGAAGGCATCGGAAAGGGGAGAGGGCGACCCCCTCGTTGTGGCGGGCGGACCCGGCGCCTTCGCCCCGGAGTCCCTGGCGCCTTTTTTCGATGCCTTCTGCGTGGGCGACGGCGAGCTCCTTTTACCGGATCTTTTCTCCCTCTTCCAGGGGAAGCGCCGTCCTCGAAAGGAAATCCTGGAAGAACTGTCCGAGATTGAGGGGTTCTACGTACCGGCCCTTCACCGGGGCGGGACCGTGAAGAGCAGGATCCTGATGGACCTGGACAAGGGGTTCATCCCGTCGGGGATGATCGTCCCCTCCAGCGAGATCATCCACGACAGGGTCGCCGTGGAGGTCTTCCGGGGGTGCACCAGGGGTTGTCGCTTCTGCCAGGCCGGCATGATATCGAGGCCTCTCAGGGAGAGGTCCCCCGGCGTGGTGGCCCAAGTGGCGAGGAACCTGCTCGATAAAACCGGCTATGACGAGGTCGGGCTGGTGTCGCTGGCGACCTGTGACTATAGCGGCATTGAAAAAGTGGTGGACCTCCTGGGTCCCGAGTTCTCCGAAAAACACTACAGGCTCTCACTGCCCAGCCTGAGAATGGACGCCTTCTCCGTGGGGCTCGCGACGCGCCTCGAGGAACTGGGCCGGGGAGGGCTGACCTTCGCCCCCGAGGCCGGGACCCAGAGGCTTCGGGACGTGATCAACAAGGGCATCACGAGGGGCGACATGGAGGATACCTTCCGGGAGGTCTTCTCCAGGGGTTGGGACAGGGTGAAACTCTACTTCATGATGGGCCTGCCCACGGAGACGATGGAGGATATCGACGCCATCATGGAGGTCTCCCTTCTCGCCCGGGACATGGGGAGGAAACAGGGAAAGAGGCCCAGGATAGCGGTCTCCGTGGCCGGATTTGTCCCCAAGCCCCACACTCCCTTCCAGTGGGAAGCCCAGGCCACCGAGGAGGACCTGGCCATGAAGGGCGGCACCCTCAAGAGGTTGGCCAAAAGAGCCGGGATTGTGCTGAATTAC
- the minD gene encoding septum site-determining protein MinD, whose amino-acid sequence METRIIVVTSGKGGVGKTTVTANLSARLAMEGNKVVAMDADIGLRNLDVVMGLENRIVFNMVDVLEGACKLPQALVRDKRVENLYLLPAAQTRTKDAVTSDQMKSLCDSLRGDFDFVLVDSPAGIESGFRNAAAGADEALVVATPEVSSVRDADRIIGLLESFGKRSINLIVNRVRPEMVRKGKMLGVNDVMEILAVDMIGIIPEDESVVVSTNRGEPLALTNPSPASRAFEKIAGRIMGKDIPLQGLDELEEKGLLANFIKLFGRREGRG is encoded by the coding sequence ATGGAAACCCGAATCATCGTAGTCACTTCAGGAAAAGGAGGGGTGGGAAAAACTACCGTTACGGCTAACCTCTCCGCCCGACTCGCCATGGAAGGGAACAAGGTCGTCGCGATGGATGCCGATATCGGATTGCGAAACCTTGACGTCGTAATGGGCCTGGAGAACAGGATAGTTTTCAACATGGTCGATGTCCTCGAGGGCGCCTGCAAACTCCCACAGGCCCTCGTGAGGGATAAACGGGTCGAGAACCTTTATCTCCTACCTGCTGCCCAGACCAGGACCAAGGATGCCGTAACCTCGGACCAGATGAAGAGCCTCTGCGACTCCCTGAGGGGCGACTTCGACTTCGTCCTCGTCGACAGCCCCGCCGGGATAGAATCGGGTTTTCGCAACGCGGCCGCCGGCGCCGATGAAGCCCTGGTAGTAGCGACACCCGAAGTTTCCTCCGTCAGGGACGCTGACAGGATCATCGGCCTCCTAGAGTCTTTCGGTAAAAGGTCCATCAACCTCATCGTGAACCGGGTCAGGCCCGAGATGGTCCGCAAGGGGAAGATGCTGGGCGTCAACGACGTCATGGAAATCCTTGCCGTGGATATGATAGGGATAATCCCCGAGGACGAAAGCGTCGTCGTATCCACCAACAGGGGTGAACCCCTGGCCCTGACCAATCCCTCTCCCGCCTCTAGGGCCTTCGAGAAGATCGCCGGCAGGATTATGGGAAAGGATATACCCCTCCAGGGTCTGGACGAACTGGAAGAGAAGGGCCTGCTCGCAAACTTCATCAAACTCTTTGGACGACGGGAAGGGAGGGGTTAG